The DNA sequence AACTTGTCGGCCATGAACAGCAGGTTGCCGTACGCCGCGATTTCGAGGTGCTCGAACTTTTCAGCGATTCCCTTGTCGAACAGGTTCCGGAGTTCCTGATTCGGTTTCCCGTCGACGAACTTCTCGTGGTCCTCCACGAGGGCGTCGAGTGCACGGAGTTGCTCTCTCTTGGCCGGTTCGCCGATGTGGTCGAACACGTGTTGGAGGCGCTCGACGTGTCGTTTCGTTTCGCCTCGATGCTCCTCGAACGCGTTTTGAAGGTCGCCATCGTTGACCTCAGTCGCCAGTTCGTCCAGCGCATCGAACAGTTCGTTTTCGACGTAGTACATCTCCTTCAGCCCCTCGTAAAAGAGGTCGTCGAGTGAATCTCCGGTCATGGTAGGTCGGTATTGGTACGACTACAACGACGGCCCTAAACTTTGCCGTGCCCGCGGCGAGTTATCGACGACGACAGTCCCCTCGCGAACCGTTCGCTCTGCGAGTCAAGTTGCACAGATTTAAGACGGAGAAACGAAAATGAACATACGCCGGTATGCGACGCTTTTCTCGTCGTATGTTGGCAACTCAACTGGGACTGTGCGCTTCGTCGCGTGGGAACTGGTCGGACCCACATCGGCTTCCGGAAGCCACCACCCACCATCCGTCTCGTCTCTCCGTCGTCTCCACCCTTTGCAAATCAAAATCGAAACGTCGTCTTCTACGCGAACCCTTATTTCGGCTGAATCGGCACTATAACGGAGCAACCGTCTCATCGACGAGTCGAGACG is a window from the Haladaptatus sp. R4 genome containing:
- a CDS encoding ferritin-like domain-containing protein, with the translated sequence MTGDSLDDLFYEGLKEMYYVENELFDALDELATEVNDGDLQNAFEEHRGETKRHVERLQHVFDHIGEPAKREQLRALDALVEDHEKFVDGKPNQELRNLFDKGIAEKFEHLEIAAYGNLLFMADKLGHDEAADLLKKNLREERDMLDELKTIGEQYDVESVPMQD